Proteins from a genomic interval of Lolium perenne isolate Kyuss_39 chromosome 1, Kyuss_2.0, whole genome shotgun sequence:
- the LOC127324763 gene encoding uncharacterized protein ycf36 isoform X2, with protein MAASLHGPRLLPLLPNPTPSLGGPRRGQRRRFSPAAAVPPSRNGSSAGTDWCPVPPEQRPVNEYEALSASLPFSWAAGDLRVYCSRLAFTGAAFALFVGLPVAAFGGPGGDAVHLALGATGSGILAVTLAVVRMYLGWAYVGNRLLSATVEYEETGWYDGQIWVKTPEVLARDRLLGSFSVKPVLNRVKFTLVGLAVSLTLCILLYVNTEKPKEPFESTGPRAIPGVYNDKAARSFEPDAFCGEPDVSGDQS; from the exons ATGGCCGCCTCCCTCCACGGCCCCCgcctcctcccgctcctccccaaCCCCACCCCGAGCCTCGGCGGACCCCGGCGCGGGCAGCGCCGGCGCTTCTCGCCGGCCGCGGCGGTGCCGCCGTCGCGGAACGGGAGCTCGGCGGGGACGGACTGGTGTCCGGTGCCGCCGGAGCAGCGGCCCGTGAACGAGTACGAGGCGCTGTCCGCGTCGCTGCCCTTCTCCTGGGCGGCGGGGGACCTGCGGGTCTACTGCTCCCGCCTCGCCTTCACGGGCGCCGCCTTCGCGCTCTTCGTCGGCCTCCCCGTCGCGGCCTTCGGCGGCCCCGGCGGCGACGCCGTGCACCTCGCGCTGGGGGCCACCGGGTCCGGGATCCTCGCCGTCACGCTCGCCGTCGTGAGGATGTACCTCGGCTGGGCCTACGTCGGGAACCGCCTGCTCAGCGCCACCGTGGAGT ATGAGGAGACGGGATGGTACGACGGGCAG ATATGGGTTAAAACCCCGGAAGTTTTAGCTCGTGATCGGCTTCTCGGTTCATTTTCT GTCAAGCCTGTGCTGAACAGGGTGAAGTTCACCCTGGTGGGTCTGGCGGTGTCCCTGACCCTCTGCATCCTCCTCTATGTCAACACCGAGAAGCCGAAGGAGCCATTCGAAAGCACTGGCCCAAGGGCCATCCCCGGGGTGTACAATGATAAGGCAGCGAGGTCGTTTGAGCCTGATGCGTTCTGTGGAGAACCTGATGTCAGTGGTGATCAGTCGTAG
- the LOC127324747 gene encoding glucosamine inositolphosphorylceramide transferase 1, translating to MAGRRPMRPVGGMRGLRASPAVSFLLAAAAAAALVGGAYFWLVVASFRLPDAQARGCLPDGEGSWAVGVYYGNTPFDLRPIELEGRSSANGSAWPVANPVLTCASATHAGYPSNFVADPFLYLQGDTLFLFFETKTTATMQGDIGVARSSDQGATWEFLGIALDEAWHLSYPYVFKYENEIYMMPEGNKKKELRLYRATKFPLEWTLEKVLINKPLVDAALVQYEGSWWLFASDFTRHGTEKNAELEIWYSSSPLGPWTEHKQNPIYKADKSVGARNGGRLFIFEGVLYRPGQDCSGTYGRKVKLFKVEKLTKEEYKEVPVNLGIEEPKKGRNAWNGMRYHHLDVQQLDSGGWIAVMDGDRVPSGDSTRRSISGYMGLFLAILLVIFVGFVKGAVNCYIPPSFWASPARRNELSRILPVHRLNQKVRRFSTSCGRYVSSTKARLNEKTWSNTLFFSVIALVGTVNVCIAVHFLCSGNGAEQAYTHQGQHSQFTMVTMTYEARLWNLKLFVEHYSRCESVREIVVVWNKGNHPTSDAFDSTVPVRIRVEELNSLNNRFRVDPLIKTRAVLELDDDIMMTCSDVEKGFKVWREHPERMVGFYPRMIDGDPPQYRNERYARGKKGYNLILTGAAFMDSAFAFKRYWSEEAREGREYVHKNFNCEDLLMNFMYANASSGGRTVEYVHPAWAIDTSKFSSVAISRDTQKHYDVRTSCLAKFTSLYGPLPQKWEFGRREDGWDK from the exons ATGGCCGGGCGGCGACCGATGAGGCCGGTCGGCGGCATGCGCGGGCTGCGGGCCTCGCCCGCGGTCTCCTTCCTgctggcggcggccgcggcggccgcGCTCGTCGGAGGGGCCTACTTCTGGCTGGTGGTCGCGTCCTTCCGCCTCCCCGACGCGCAGGCCCGCGGGTGCCTCCCCGACGGCGAGGGCTCCTGGGCCGTCGGGGTGTACTACGGGAACACCCCCTTCGACCTCCGCCCCATCGAGCTG GAAGGGAGGAGCAGCGCCAACGGCTCCGCGTGGCCGGTGGCCAACCCCGTGCTCACCTGCGCGTCCGCCACCCACGCCGGCTACCCCAGCAACTTCGTCGCCGACCCCTTCCTCTACCTGCAG GGGGACACGCTATTTCTCTTCTTTGAAACAAAAACAACAGCCACAATGCAGGGCGATATTGGCGTCGCAAGAAGCTCCGATCAAGGTGCAACATGGGAATTTCTTGGTATTGCTCTAGATGAGGCATGGCACCTGTCCTACCCTTATGTGTTCAAATATGAGAATGAG ATCTATATGATGCCAGAGGGGAACAAAAAGAAGGAGCTTCGACTTTATCGTGCTACTAAATTTCCTCTTGAATGGACATTGGAGAAGGTTCTCATCAACAAACCGCTTGTTGATGCCGCATTAGTCCAATATGAGGGAAGCTGGTGGCTTTTCGCCTCGGATTTTACACGGCATGGAACTGAGAAGAATGCAGAGCTTGAGATTTGGTACAGTAGCTCTCCTCTTGGTCCTTGGACTGAGCACAAGCAGAACCCTATTTACAAAGCTGACAAAAGTGTGGGAGCTCGAAATGGTGGAAGGCTCTTCATCTTTGAAGGGGTATTGTATCGTCCAGGTCAGGATTGCAGCGGAACCTATGGACGGAAGGTTAAGTTGTTCAAAGTCGAAAAGCTTACCAAGGAAGAATACAAAGAGGTGCCAGTAAACCTTGGGATTGAAGAGCCAAAGAAAGGGAGAAATGCTTGGAATGGCATGAGGTACCATCACTTGGACGTGCAGCAGCTCGACTCTGGTGGATGGATAGCTGTAATGGATGGTGATCGTGTTCCTTCAGGTGATTCGACTCGACGGTCTATCTCTGGTTACATGGGACTtttcttggcaattcttctggtcaTTTTTGTGGGTTTTGTGAAAGGTGCAGTCAACTGCTACATTCCTCCAAGTTTCTGGGCGTCCCCGGCTAGGAGAAATGAATTATCACGCATCTTGCCTGTGCACCGCCTCAACCAGAAAGTCCGCAGATTTTCTACCAGTTGTGGCAGATATGTCTCTTCTACCAAAGCAAGGCTGAACGAGAAAACATGGTCCAACACGCTGTTCTTCTCTGTGATTGCTCTGGTAGGGACTGTGAATGTCTGCATTGCTGTGCATTTCTTGTGTAGTGGTAATGGTGCTGAACAGGCATATACACATCAGGGACAACACTCCCAGTTCACGATGGTCACGATGACATATGAAGCTCGGCTCTGGAACTTGAAACTATTTGTGGAACATTATTCTAGATGCGAGTCAGTCAGGGAGATCGTCGTTGTCTGGAACAAAGGGAACCATCCAACCAGTGATGCCTTCGATTCCACGGTGCCTGTCAGGATACGGGTGGAAGAGCTCAACTCTCTCAACAACAGGTTCAGAGTCGACCCTCTGATAAAGACCCGGGCAGTCCTGGAGCTGGACGACGATATCATGATGACGTGCAGCGACGTCGAGAAAGGGTTCAAGGTCTGGAGAGAACACCCAGAGCGCATGGTCGGGTTCTACCCGCGGATGATCGACGGCGACCCTCCGCAGTACAGGAACGAGCGGTACGCCAGGGGCAAGAAGGGCTACAACCTGATCCTCACGGGCGCCGCCTTCATGGACAGCGCGTTCGCCTTCAAGAGGTACTGGAGCGAGGAGGCCAGGGAAGGGAGAGAGTATGTGCACAAGAACTTCAACTGTGAGGATCTGCTCATGAACTTCATGTACGCGAACGCGAGCTCCGGAGGCAGGACCGTGGAGTACGTCCACCCGGCGTGGGCCATCGACACCTCCAAGTTCTCTTCGGTTGCCATAAGCCGCGACACCCAGAAGCACTACGACGTCAGGACCAGCTGCCTCGCCAAGTTCACATCCTTATACGGCCCTCTCCCTCAGAAATGGGAGTTCGGCAGGCGGGAAGATGGCTGGGACAAGTAG